The genomic interval ACAAGCCTCCTCGCCAAAGGTAAGCCATTTGTTTATGCAATACCCACTGAATCTCAAACTGTAATCCCCGCCAGAACGCCGCTACACAAACAAACACGAGTGGGTGGAGGTGGTATCGGGCAGCAATGCCATAGTTGGCATCTCCAGTTACGCCCAGGAGGCTCTCGGGGATGTGGTGTTCGCTCAGCTCCCAGAACCCGGCACGGAACTCAAACAGGATGACGAATGTGGAGCCCTGGAGAGCGTGAAAGCGGCCAGCGAGGTGTATTCACCAGTTAGCGGCAAGGTGATCGAAAAGAATGCTCTGGTGGAGGACACACCGGCCCTGGTCAACAGTAGTTGCTATGAGAAGGGTAagatctgcaaaaaaaaacctttttaactttattaaaaacacACTGCTTTTCCCAGGCTGGCTCTTCAAGGTAGACCTGAAGGATCCCAAGGAACTAGAAGCCCTCATGACCGAGGATCAGTACAAAGCCTTTCTGAGCAGCAGTGGTGATCACTAGAACCAACAGCTAATCCTAACCCGAAAGCATCTTTGCTGTAGCCTTTAAAACGGAAAACTAGCATTTGTTATCAGCTGAAAAACGCTACACTCATACACAAAAACTCATCGTCATACACATGTTGTTGTAGCTCTTGAAATTTGTTACGAATAAGAATCAACAGTAAAtccaaatattatatttaaattgggAATCTTGACCTGCGGGTGGCAGACGTCGCCTGCTCCCCCATGGAAACCTTCTAGGCGATAAGAGCAGAAGACCGAAGAGAAACGTGTTAAGAGTTGCTCAATGATAAGAATTCACTCAACAAGGCACTCAATTTCATAATAACACAGATCAGCTTAATGCGGCGTGCTTGGCCGGATTTAGGAAAAACATTTAACACTGTTGCTTGGACACGCGATGGCGCACGCCACGGCACTCAGCCATCACCTGATTGATTCGATGATGGACCGATGACACACCTACCTCTCTGGAAAGTTACGCCGTGCTCTGGCGATAAGGATGTCCAAGTCGCGCCTTGGAAATATGCCCGATCAAGATGATAAGCCCTCCAAAAAGCGCCGCCCATGTCCCATTGAACTTGAAGAGCGTGTTCGCCAAAGCTTTTCGGTTCGGAAAGCTATGGCAACGGAGGCGAAAAGCTTGGCACTAGCTCACTCGAGTGGTCAGTGCTCAAAAAGAACTCATTCCGTGCGGTGCGAGAAGCGCATGCTGCTCGAGAACCAACCCctaaaactaataaaaacaatcaCACACAAAGCTAAGGATAAGTGCAAAACAGGATAATTGAAGACCGCAAACAAGGGAAAACATTTCAAGGATATACACCAATAACTAAGAccacaaatcaaaaacaaaatgccagCTGAAAAATCAATATACGATCCCAATCCGGCCATCAGCCAAAATGCCTACATATCCAGCTTCGAGGAGTATCAGAAGTTCTACCAGGAGTCGCTGGACAATCCGGCCGAGTTCTGGTCCCGCGTGGCCAAGCAGTTCCACTGGGAGACGCCCGCCGACCCGGAGAAGTTCCTAAAGTACAACTTCAACATCTCCAAGGGACCCATTTCGATCAAATGGATGGAGGGTGCCTCCACCAATCTGTGCTACAATCTACTGGATCGCAACGTGAGGAACGGTCTGGGCGACCAGATAGCCTACTACTGGTGAGTCTGGTTGGAAATCCTCGCCCACTTTCCCTGCGGGTGGCGTAGGTCGCacgaaaacaaaagtatttaGGAGGCAGCGCAGGATTATTGATTTTTCGTATGTTACGAAACTCTCGCCTAGTGACGTAGAAAGGTGGGTTCTTATTGAAAAGGATCTACTGCGCAGGCACCACACCACACGAAAACAGATGATAGCTCTacttttgcataatttatatatgtgcACAAGGATGCAACTCGGTGGCACCTCACCTGCCATCGGACTTTTCGAACTTTTGGGAACTTTTCCCCTATTACTTTTCTGTCTGTTAATTTGAGcaatttttttcgttttgattgCCAATAATTGGTTTAATCGTCTGCATGCCAAATGTGACAGTGGGATTAACGACCTAAAATAATTCAACTTCGGGAGGTATTTGGCTTTCCAAATGCGGCTTTGCTAGGCACTCCGACTCTGGGTCAATGTCAGGGCTAGTCTTCGTTCCTCGAGACGACCCTCATAAGGGGGTGACCCGGCCAAGTTTACGCttggtttttctttatttattcagtTAAAATCGATTTACAGTGAAACCGGTTGCGGAAGCCCTGACAAAGAAGAAACTTTGCtcttatttgattttttcacATGTTTTTGCTAGCTTTTCTGTTTAGTGTGGGTAGGAATGTTCTTCtttattcataaatttaaaatcgtgTGCCACTGGActcttttttaattatgtttccGGATTTTGCCAGTACCTTCAATTATTTTGAAGTacattttctttgcttttgaacaaaaagaaaagcttaaGGGTCACTGTCACTTGTGTTAAGCTCGCTCCTTTTTTATTCGCAAAACTTTGTACTTGCCTCAAAGGAACATTAACCGTCCATTATCTAAGTTATCTAAGTTCAGTTTTTAActcatttgtttgtttctccacACGAGGAGGCATTCGTTCgtaacaaaaattaaacaatcaAAGGCAATAATAACTAGGGACTTCTTCCCACTTTAAGTCAACATACTTCGTTCACTGAGATTAGGCTACAGACACTCCCTTTCGCTGATTAGCTACCGAAAAGCCCAGTACTATATATTACCTTTTGAGGTTCTCAAGTGCCCACTCAAAtcgcaattaaattgaataGCTCGGAGTGGATGGACGGAATaagtattttgttttggttgcggtggttttctgttttgttgttttcagaCCCAAAGTTCACCGAGCAATGCGTCAGGGcgcaaaaaacacaaagtTAAACAAATGTTAATGCTAATGAGCTTATCTCGGGGTTATCATTTGAGAGGCGGGTTAGGGGGCGGGGCGCGTGTGCCGgaggaaatgcaaatgaaagtCAGGTAACTGAAAGGCAATTACAAGGTCATTGGAAGTATTGGTTCCCATTCAGCGTCGAAGTTACTATACGACGGCCCATCACTACTACTATTCTCGGCTATTTCCCACTTttgttgggaattatttaatcCCAGCCCACAATCTGTCCTCACTTTCCTCAGATAAGATAAAAAGTGGGACACAGACCCAATAAGGTTGAAAAAACCGTGTGCACGTAATGAGTAATAATTAGCGCTTTTCGAACCACCGTCTCAGATAATTTTATTGCAAACCACAGCAAGCTAAAATCTTACAATTTATGTGCCAATTTTATTGCATAGATAGGCGCAGCGAATCGGAAAAGGTTTAGAATTCTGGTATTTGGGATTTTAAATGTTCTTGTTCTTTCAAGTTTGTCTGTTTGGCCTAATTAATTGTTCAGATTTAAAATTAGTGCATTTTATGAGAGTTTTTTCTAAgcctaaaaaacaaaatctttggatttcttaattattttttttaccttCCGGTTTCCGTGCCTCAATCCCAAAATAACCGTTTCGAACCCAACCGATTTACGCAAACTGTTTTCAATTTCGAGAGTCGTTAGCAACAAAATTAAGTCGAATTAAGCACGCGAAAGCCTGAGGCGAAAGCCAAGCAATATTATGTAAACGATTTGACAATGCGCGCAAATTGTTTATTCAAATTGATGGAAGCGCGTCTTTGCGTTAAAcagtttgccatttttcctTTCCATTAATTTTTGTGTCAGCCGGCGTCTGGGCAAAAGGTGGAGTAGAATAGGTAAAACACGGGGAAATTGACTAAAGCTAAATACGGGGAAAATTgggaaattaaccaaaaagTATAGAAATAAAGTATTTCTAATTTCCTAGTAAGCGCTAACAGTTTGACAACCACTGTGCGTCTAGAAAATCACGCGATCACATCGTCTGATTCACTCACAACCAATTAGAGAGCCACTGCGCTCCACGCACGAAGAAAGACTAGGAGAGAGATATTAGAGGGAgagctacatacatatgtataaaaaaaaaataatggaCTGTCTGTTTTACctgctaaaaaataaaagagcgGCAAAAACCCACATACGTATAAAAATGCTGCGTAGGCATTTCTTGACTTCTTTCACCATTGTTATCAGTGCTTCCACATGAGACAGGTTGACAGGCCCTTTTCTGTAAATTATGTAAACTGTAAGCTACTCTCTTCACACAAATCAAAAATGCGCCAAGCcgttaaaacaaataaacgatCTTTAGATAAACATAGTAGAGTGGAGGAGCATCGTACGATAATGTCCCTCAAACTGTAGGGCCCGAGCAGACACGGAGACGCGATAGAAAGAGATCGATAGAGTGAAATCACTGCAAGAAATCAGAATGTTTTGTggccaaacaaattttgaTCTTAGCATGACTTAGTGCTACTGTTTGGAATCCACTTTCTGTTCGTTTGGAGAGTATctagaatattttttaagcaCAAACATATAGACTTCACCGTGAGGCCCTAGAGGTTAAACATAGTAATTTTTTCCGGTCATAAATACGAATGCTTGGGAACTTTGAAGTAATAAAAATTCGAATTACATCGAAGCGCTAaatattcaaagttttacGTAAACAGATTTTCTCATAAATTTTCTATCAGtttttgccaaacaaattatttttagcgGCTTAAAAAGGTTTTTGCACAGTGTAGGAGGGAAACTGAAATATTCCATGCGATACATGCGACACGCGAATCAACAGCTgatgttattgttattaagaTAAGTCGCCGGTGCTTGTTGTTCTCGCCGTAGTTGTTATACCATTCCtcataattttttcatttttggctcGCACGTGTGGGGAGAGTGGCGgtttttggtatattttcGGATTTCCGATTTCTGATAAGCGGGAGACGGCCACGCGTCCTCCCTTGGTCAAGAGGTGAATGGTAGATGGCGGATCGGATCGGGACGGTGCATGAGGTGTTTTTAAGGCAGCATGGAAAATTTCTTGTCTGGCGATCCGGCGACGAGATTACGAGGCGAGTGGCCCGATTACGCCTccaaattggaaattaataCACTCGTCCGACACATTTTTCCCAATAGCTTGGTTACTCACGCGGAGGAGTAGGCACCTCTAGTGCTCCAAACTCTGATAAGCGAAGAGGATGTCCGCAAGTGCACAAGTCAGTATTCCTTGTCTGTCTGCTGTCGCCGGCTGATTAGGATTTCGGAACAGTCTGGCAATCACCAGGtgttgaaaatatatatatatcttttaagtttgttattatttatttgatctTATCCATAAGTCATGACGTAAGAAATTGAGGGgctattttaattattgctGATCTGGAAAGCTAGAGAAGCTGGTGCTAGTGATGCTGTTGGCCATCTGAAACGCCTTGTGTAATG from Drosophila yakuba strain Tai18E2 chromosome 3L, Prin_Dyak_Tai18E2_2.1, whole genome shotgun sequence carries:
- the LOC6539391 gene encoding glycine cleavage system H protein, mitochondrial, which codes for MVFITKFARIGLQAARQLSATPIGGVQARAFHLTSLLAKERRYTNKHEWVEVVSGSNAIVGISSYAQEALGDVVFAQLPEPGTELKQDDECGALESVKAASEVYSPVSGKVIEKNALVEDTPALVNSSCYEKGWLFKVDLKDPKELEALMTEDQYKAFLSSSGDH